Proteins found in one Corynebacterium zhongnanshanii genomic segment:
- a CDS encoding RecB family exonuclease, with protein MKTKLALSPSRASDYKQCPLLYRFRAIDKLPEPSTLAQVKGTLVHAVLENLHQLQRDERTYPVAVKMLKPEWAKMTDKEPELLELVPDTEEDTLAFLVECRELVKGYFRMENPQGFDAHECEKYVDFTLPNGVPVRGFIDRVDVAESGAVRVVDYKTGKKPIPRFAESALFQMKFYALVWWRMMGEIPAQLRLMYLKVADDMVLTPTPAELNYFERDLGTLWDQISADVRSGNFQPKTSKLCGWCSFQELCPAFDGTPPEYPGAPEGF; from the coding sequence GTGAAAACAAAGCTGGCTCTCTCCCCCTCTCGCGCGAGTGACTACAAGCAGTGTCCATTGCTGTATAGGTTCCGTGCCATTGATAAGTTGCCTGAGCCCTCGACTCTCGCTCAGGTGAAGGGCACGCTGGTGCACGCTGTCCTGGAGAATCTGCATCAGCTTCAGCGCGACGAGCGTACCTACCCTGTGGCCGTGAAGATGCTGAAGCCCGAATGGGCAAAGATGACAGACAAAGAGCCGGAACTGCTGGAGCTTGTTCCAGATACCGAGGAGGACACTCTGGCTTTTCTGGTGGAATGCCGGGAGCTGGTCAAGGGTTACTTTCGGATGGAGAACCCCCAAGGCTTCGATGCGCACGAGTGCGAGAAGTATGTGGACTTCACGTTGCCGAATGGTGTGCCCGTGCGTGGATTCATCGACCGTGTTGATGTAGCGGAGTCCGGTGCTGTTCGCGTGGTGGATTATAAGACAGGGAAGAAGCCGATCCCGCGCTTTGCGGAATCGGCTCTGTTTCAGATGAAGTTTTATGCGCTGGTGTGGTGGCGCATGATGGGTGAGATTCCGGCTCAGCTTCGGCTGATGTACCTTAAGGTGGCCGATGACATGGTTCTCACACCTACTCCTGCGGAGTTGAACTACTTTGAACGAGATCTGGGGACCCTGTGGGATCAGATCTCTGCGGATGTCCGGTCTGGAAACTTCCAGCCTAAGACGTCCAAGCTGTGCGGATGGTGTTCCTTCCAGGAGCTGTGCCCCGCCTTTGACGGGACACCACCGGAATATCCCGGCGCTCCAGAAGGTTTCTAA